A DNA window from Argopecten irradians isolate NY chromosome 10, Ai_NY, whole genome shotgun sequence contains the following coding sequences:
- the LOC138332523 gene encoding uncharacterized protein: protein MWGLFIFSLLTLTSAAKNLDILGLYTNTFEGDGTYYWFTEDGTCSYTPPRLPPVAYHPSITGFVALNRPQFFRSLACGMCLSVNGTGSGLGLDPISGQHIVFVKDLCPGCKTGDVDFSKTGDGRWDIVIQAIQCPVGNTSIEYKFQGSNRYYLKLQVRNARIPATAVDMKSRDMASWKQMNHTRDGFWTVNIQSGVTFPIQLRLTAANDEVILDMLAISSIVNEDVFYGNGVQFSFDPELPT from the exons ATGTGGGGCTTGTTCATATTTTCACTTCTGACGCTGACCAGTGCGGCAAAGAATCTGGACATCCTCGGCCTCTACACCAACACTTTCGAAGGAGAC GGGACATACTACTGGTTCACGGAGGATGGTACCTGTAGCTACACACCCCCCAGACTACCCCCGGTGGCCTATCATCCAAGTATAACGGGTTTTGTGGCCCTTAACCGTCCTCAATTCTTTAGGTCTCTGGCTTGTGGCATGTGCTTATCg GTAAATGGCACAGGTTCTGGATTAGGACTTGACCCTATCAGTGGCCAACATATCGTCTTCGTCAAGGATCTATGTCCCGGATGTAAAACGG GAGATGTAGATTTCTCTAAAACAGGAGATGGACGGTGGGATATTGTTATTCAAGCTATCCAATGTCCTGTCGGCAACACGTCCATAGAGTATAAGTTTCAGGGCAGTAACCGGTACTACCTAAAACTACAGGTCCGGAACGCAAG GATTCCAGCAACAGCAGTTGATATGAAATCACGTGATATGGCGTCTTGGAAACAGATGAATCACACAAGAGACGGTTTTTGGACTGTTAACATTCAGTCTGGGGTGACGTTCCCGATACAGCTCCGACTTACGGCTGCGAACGATGAGGTCATCCTGGACATGCTGGCCATTAGTAGTATAG ttaaTGAAGACGTGTTCTACGGGAATGGTGTACAGTTTAGTTTCGACCCCGAGTTACCGACATAA